The genomic DNA TTCTTCCCCATCCTGCTGTTCTTCGGGGCCTACAAGCTGTACGGCATCTATGTGGGCACCGCGGTGCTCATGGGCGCCACCGTCGCGCAGATGGCCCTGATCTACGCCATCGACCGGCGCCTGCAGACCATGCACAAGGTGACCCTGGTGCTGATCCTGCTGTTCGGCACGCTCACGCTGGTGCTGCAGGACGACCGCTTCATCAAGTGGAAGCCCACCGTGCTGTACGGCGCCATGTCCGTCGCGCTCGCGGTGGCGGTGTGGATCATGAAGAAGAACTTCCTCAAGATGCTGCTGGGCAGCCAGCTGACCCTGCCAGAGGGTGTGTGGCACCGGCTGAACGTCGCCTGGATCGTGTACTGCGCGTTCATGTCGGCCATCAACGCGTATGTCGTCGTCAACTTCAGCACCGAGGCCTGGGTGGACTTCAAGCTCTGGGGGTATGCCTTCCCGCTGGTCTTCCTGGTGGGCCAGGGCATCTATGTGGCGCCCCACCTCAAGGGCGACGAAGGCGATGAGCCCGCAGCCTGAAGGACGACCTGCCATGACCACACTCGCGCAGCAGATGCACCAGGCCCTGGCGGACCGGCTCACGCCCACGGCCCTGGAAGTGCTCGACGAAAGCGCCGCCCATGCGGGACATGCGGGGGCCAACGGCACTGGTTTCGGCACCCATTTCCGGGTCCGCATTTCGTCACCTTTGTTTACAGGCAAGGCCCGGGTCGCGCAGCACCGCCTTGTGTATGATGCGCTGCAAGAATTTATTGACCAAGGGGTTCACGCCCTTGCCATTGAAGTTCTCTGAACCGGCCCCCATGTCCCCAGTTGCCGGAACTCAGCTGGCAAACAACCTCTCATTTTTTGGATTCCGCATGAAGAAACAGCTCCTGTCCGGCCTCGTGGCCGCCGCCGTGCTGGGCACGATGGCCCTGCCCGTTTCCGCCCAGAATGTCGCCATCGTCAACGGCAAGGCCGTGCCGAAAGAGCGCGTCGAGGCACTCAAGCAGCAAGTGGAGCGCTCGGGCCGCCCCGTGACACCGGACATCGAAGGCCAGATCAAGGAAGAAGTCATCACCCGCGAAATCTTCATGCAGGAAGCGCAAAAGCGCGGCCTGGAAGGCTCGGCGGACTACAAGGCGCAAATGGATCTGGCCCGCCAGACCATCCTGATCCGCGAACTGTTCGCCGACTACCAGAAGAAGAACCCGGTGACCGATGCCGAGATCCAGGCTGAGTACGACAAGTTCGTCGCGGCCAACAGCGGCAAGGAATACAAGGCCAGCCACATCCTGGTGGAAAAGGAATCGGATGCCAAGGCCATCATCGCTTCCATCAAGAAGGGCGCCAAGTTTGAAGACATCGCCAAGAAGCAATCCAAGGATCCAGGGTCCGGTGCCAAGGGCGGCGACCTGGATTGGGCCAACCCTTCCAGCTATGTGAGTGAATTCACCGAAGCCCTGGTCAAGCTCGAAAAGGGCAAGATGACCGACGCCCCCGTGAAGAGCCAGTTCGGCTGGCACGTCATCCGCCTGGACGATGTGCGCCAGGCAGAACTGCCCAAGCTGGAAGAAGTGAAGCCCCAGGTGGCACAGCAGCTGCAACAGCAAAAGCTGGCGAAGTTCCAGGAAGACCTGCGCGCGAAGGCCAAGGTCGAGTAACGGGTCCCGCCGCATCGCATTGCTGCGATGCCCGCCCGAAACGAACGCGGCCCAGGCCGCGTTTTTTCATGGTGGCACAGCCGCGTTTCTGTCGATGCCGCATGCAGCGCATGCATCAGCGCCCCCCTGCTCCCCGCGCGCTAGCTAGCCCTTCGTCGTCATCCAGGCCATGGCCATCAGCAGTCCGATCATCACGGGCTGGTGCAGCATGTAGTAGCTCAGGCTCCACCGGCCCAGCAGTGCCAGGGGCTGAAAAGCCCCCGGAAGCCGCCCAAACGGCGCCCCCCCGGCCCGCGCCCCCGCCGCCATGGCCCATTGGCCAGCGGCCAGCCCCCACCACAGCACGCCCAGCCAGGGCAGCACCGGCACGTAGTCCTCCGTGAACGGCTTGCGAGAAACCAGGCCCAGCCAGTTGAGGGCACGTCCGTTGAACCACGGCGCGGCCTCGGACCATGCGCTGGCCAGAAGCTGCTGCGCCAGCGGCGGAAGCGCCACCGCCACCAGCCCTGCCAGCCACAGCCACCGCCCCCAGCCCGCCGTGCCTCGGGCGATGAGCAGCATCACCGCCATGCCGTGGAGCACGCCAAAATAGATAAAGCTGCGCGGGAACATCACGAACGACCCCGCGGACACCAGCAGCGCGCAGCCGGCGATCTGCAGCCATCGCCGCCCAAACCGTCGCCACCCCTGCCCCTGCTGCAGTGCAATGGCCTGCCCCAGGCCGGCACAGAACAGGAACAGGCTCACGATCGCCGTGCGCTGCAGGGTCCAGACCGGATCGCCCCGAAAATCCTGGGGCCAGAAACCCAGATGACTCAGGTCAAAGCAAAAATGAAAAACCGTCATCCACACCATCGCCAGGCCGCGCAGGGCATCGACGCTGTCATAGCGCGGCGACGAATGGGAAAACGAAGCGGGTAAAGGGGAAGGCACGCGGTTCATTGCATTGCAGGCGAAGGGGCGGCGAGCGGTGACGGGGGTGCGGATGGCAGCTCGCCACGGCGAGCCCCGATGGTACGGAAATCCGATGCCGCCGCGGCAGCCGCGTGGAACCGCAACCAGGAACCGGGAAAACCAGCAGGCAAGAAAAAAGGCCCTGCAGCATGTGCTGCAAGGCCTTCAAACATTGGTCGGAGCGGCGGGATTCGAACTCGCGACCCTCTGCTCCCAAAGCAGATGCGCTACCAGGCTGCGCTACGCTCCGACAGCTCGTATTCTAACCCGGGAATTTGCCTGTTTTTGGCTCGATGCCCGCTTTTTGTGATTTTTCTGAAAGCAATTCATGGGGACCGGCACCGACGGGTATCACACCCCGTGCGAAGCAGCGCACGGTCACGGGAACAGCAAGAAAACCAGCGGACCTCAAGCCCAGGGGATCAGCGGTTGCTGGAAGGGCCAGGGCCGCGGCCGGCCAGATGGCGGAAGGTGATGCGCCCCTTGGTCAGGTCATAGGGCGACATTTCCAGGGATACCTTGTCACCCGCCAGGATGCGGATGTGGTGCTTGCGCATCTTTCCGCCGGTGTATGCGATCAGTTGGTGACCGTTGTCCAGCGTGACGCGAAAGCGCGAGTCGGGCAAGACTTCCGTCACGGAGCCTTGCATTTCAATGAGTTCTTCTTTGGCCATGTTCTATCTCTTCAAAACAAATATTCTGTGATCGGCGCCTGATTCGTGCATCCGCCACGGCAGCTACCGCGTGGGACGGTGCTCGACACACGGTGCATTGCGGGCGGTGGGAGTCGCTGCACCCGGGGCGCAGATCAGGCAGAGGGCCGGGGGAGACGGCGTCAATGGACAGGCAGAGCGCTGTGCAAAGCCTGTCGATTGTACCGCGATGTGCAGCAATCTGCCTACGGTCTTGCCTGGGCGGCCGGGGCCGCCTGCGCACGAGGCGCCCGGGGCGGCGCAGACATGCCATCTTCGGCGCGCCCCTGCACGGCCACGGCGAGGGTCCGCACCAGATCGGTCTGGGTGATGACGCCCGCCAGGCGGTCTTCTTCGTCCACGATGGGGATGTGGTGGTGGCCCCCCTGCGAAAACAGGGGAACGAGGTCCATGGCGTGCTGCCCGGTCCGGGCCACCTGAACCGGGTGGGACATGATCTGGTCCACCGCAGTGGGCTGGCCGCTGCGGCCCATGACCAGCGCACGCAGGCGCTGGCCCAGGCCTTCATGCAGGTCCAGGTTGGCGAGCCGCATGAAATCCGCCACGGTCACGATCCCGATGACCTGCCGCTGCATATCGACCACGGGCAGCGCCTTGATCTGCTCGCTGCGCATCAACGTCCATGCCTCCTTGAGCGAGACACCCGCCTCCACCGCGAACGGAGGCTTGGACATGATGTCCGCACAGCGCACATCTCCCAGCGTGCGCTGGAACGCGGCACGCCCCGCCAGATGGAGCAGCCCCTCCAGGTCGGCCCGGCTGACATCGAGCACCTGGTTGTAGTGGGCCAGCGCCGCGTCCACGTCAGAGGCGGTGAACGCGCCTTTGGCGACGTGGGTTCTGGGCGCCACCCGCTGTGGATGAGGATACCGGCGCCCGGTGAGACCGTTGTAGACCATGGCCGCGATCAGCAGGATCACGACATTGAACAGGATGGGAAACACGGCCAGATGCAAGCCATCGCCCGCCGTCAGCACCACATACAGGGCCATGGCACCGCCAGGCGGGTGCAGGCAGCGCAGCGGCACCATGAGCGCGATGGCCAGTCCCACGGCCAGGGCGCCGGATATCACGGGGTCAGGCACCACCGCCGAGCACAGCGCCCCCACCAGCGCCGACAGCGTGCTGCCGCCCAGCACCGGCCACGGCTGCGCCAGGGGACTCGACGGCATGCCGAACACCAGCACGGCGCTGGCCCCCAGGGACGCCACCATCCAGGGGCCCGAGGCCGCGTCGCCCGCCCACCACCGGCTGAGCAATGCTGTGATGAGAACCCCGATCACGGCACCGGCGATAAAACGCAGGCGTTCACGCCCGTCGATGCCCAGCGGCGCAGGCCAGAAATTGCGAAGCCAACGCAGGGTCCGGACATACGCAGATGCGTCTGCCCCCTCCATGGCGGCAGAAGAAGACACGGAATGATCGGAGTCGGATGGGGGCATGGAGCAGCAGCAGCGGTTCGGCAACGCAACCGCTTCAGGGCGGAGTCCCTCGCCGTCACGAGGGGCATGAGGCACGGGCGTTCGAAAGGAGATTCTGGACAACCCCTATTTTGCCGCCTTCATGCCAGGCGATCCCGGGGCGCCCCACCAAGCCCCCATCGCTGTGTCCCCGGTACGGGTAAGCCATAGGTTTCCTGCAGGGGACGTTGGGGTAAATTGCTTTAAGCCTAAACAAAGGAGCTCCATTCCATGACCACCCGCCGCCTCGTCATCAGCCGCAGCGCCGCCCTCGTTGGCGCCGCATCCACGGGCCTGTTGCTGCCCTCCATCGTGCGTGCGCAAAGCGGCAAGGTACGGGTGGGTTTCATGCTGCCCTACACGGGCACCTTCGCCCAATTGGGGGTGGCCATCGAGAACGGCGTGCGCCTGGCCATCGACCAGCAAGGCGGCAAGCTCGGCGGGCGCGAGATTGAGTGGTTCAAGGTGGATGATGAGTCCGAGCCCAGCAAGGGCGTCGAAAACGCCAGCAAGCTGGTGCAGCGCGACAAGGTGGACGTGCTGATCGGCACCGTGCACTCGGGCGTGCAGATGGGCATCCAGAAGGTGGCGCGCGACACCGGCGTGCTCAACCTCATCCCCAACGCGGGCGTGCATGCCGCCACGCGCGCCCTGTGCGCCCCCAACGTGTTCCGAACCTCCTTCAGCAATTCCCAGCCCACGCTGGCCCTGGGCAAGGCCATGGTCGAGAAGGGCCACAAGAAGGCCGTCTGGATCACCTGGAAGTACGCGGCCGGCGACGAGGCCTTCGAAGGCTTCAAGCAAAGCTACACCGCCGCGGGCGGCACCATCGTCAAGGAGCTGGGCCTGCCCTTCCCCAATGTGGAGTTCCAGGCGTTGCTGACCGAGATCGCCGCGCTCAAGCCCGATGCCGTGGCCTGTTTCTTCGCCGGCGGGGGCGCCGCCAAGTTCATCCGGGACTACGCGGCGGCAGGCCTCAAGGACAAGATTCCGCTGTACGGGTCGGGCTTCCTGACCGAAGGCGTGCTGGACGCTGCGGGCCCTGCGGCCGACGGCATCATCACCACCATGCACTACAGCGATTCGCTGGACACGCCGCGCAACAAGCAGTTCCGCCTGGAATACGCCAAGGCGTTCCGCAGCCAGCCCGACGTCTACGCGGTGCAGGGCTACGACACGGGCCTGCTGCTGGTGCAGGGCGCCAATGCCGTGAAGGGTGATCTGTCTGCCAAGCCCGCCGTCATCAAGGCCATGGAAAACGCCACCATCGACAGCCCGCGCGGCAAGTGGACGATGAGCAAGTCGCACAACCCGGTGCAGGACATCTACCTGCGCCGCGTGGAGAACAAGGAAAACAAGGTGATCGGCGTGGCCGCCAAGGCCCTGGCCGACAGCGGCGCAGGATGCCGAATGGGCTGAAGCCCCCGCGCGCCGCGGACGGCCCGCCCAAGGCGCGCCCCGCCTTCCGTGGCGGCAACCCGCGACTTTGACACAATGCACCAAGGGGCTGCCCGGGGGCAGGCCCGTCTGCCGTGCGCCCGGACTTTGCGGCCACCTTCCTCGAACCTCCTTCCATGTCGCTCAGTACCTACCTGCTTTACCTCGCCGCAGTGGCCCTGCTGGTCCTGTCCCCCGGACCGACGATGCTCATGTGCATGACCAGTTCCCTGCAGCACGGCCCGCGCAAGGCCCTGGCCGCGGCGGCAGGCAGCGTGACAGCGGTTCTGGGCACGATGCTGCTGTCCGCCCTGGGGCTGGGGGCGCTGCTGGCGGCCTCCGAAACCGCATTCTGGGTGCTCAAGGCCGCGGGCGCGGCCTACCTGATCTGGCTTGGCATCAAGACCTTCCGCAGCCAGACCACGGTGTTCGACCACATGCCCGCGAAGGGCGACCAGTCCAAGGCCACGGCCTTTGCGCGCAAGCTCTACGTCCAGGGGTTGATCGTGGGCGGCAGCAACCCCAAGGCGTTGCTGTTCTTCACCGCGTTCTTTCCCCAGTTTCTGGATCCGGCAGCGGCGTGGGCGCCACAGTTCGCCGTGCTGGCAAGCACCTTTGTGGCCTTTGAATTCACGGTGCTCACGCTGTGCGCCCTGGGCGTGGCGCGCCTGGCACCGGTGCTGCGTTCCGGCATCCGCATGCGCTGGTTCAACCGCGTCTCGGGCGGCCTGTTCACGCTGATGGGCGCGCTCCTGCTGGCCACGCGCCGCGCCGCCTGACCCTTGCGCCAGCACGCCATGGACTTCGCCACTTTCCTGATCCAGCTGCTCAACAGCGTGCAGTACGGGCTGCTGCTGTTCATGCTGGCGGCGGGCCTCACCTTGATCTTCGGGATCATGGGCGTGGTGAACCTCGCGCATGGAAGCTTCTACATGCTGGGAGCCTACCTGGGCTATTCGCTGTCGGGCTACTTCGGCAGCCTCACGCTCGCCATCCTTGGCGGCACGGTGCTGGCCGTGGTCTTTGGCCTGGCTCTGGAGTGGCTGCTGTTTCGCCACTTCTACCACCGCGACCACCTGGACCAGGTGCTGCTCACCTTCGGCCTCATCTACATCTTCGAGGAACTGCGCTCCATCCTCTGGGGCGACGACGTGCACGGCGTGGCGATTCCGCCGGTGCTGGAATGGTCCATCCCGCTCACCGACACCCTTTCCTACCCCGTGTACCGGCTCTTCATTTCCGGGGTCTGCATCGCGCTGGCGCTGGCCCTGTACCTGCTGATCTCCAGGACCCGGCTGGGCATGAAGATCCGCGCCGGCGCGTTCAACCGCGACATGGCCGAATCGCTGGGCGTGAACATCAAGCTCATCCATGCCATCGTGTTCGCCCTCGGCGTGGGGCTGGCCGCTGTCGCGGGCATGGTGGCCGCGCCGGTGTCCAGCGTCTATCCCAACATGGGCTCCTCGGTGCTCATCATGTGCTTCGTGGTGGTGGTGATCGGCGGCATCGGTTCCGTGCGCGGCGCACTCATCGCGGCGCTGCTGGTGGGCTTTGTCGATACATTCGGCAAGGTGCTCTTGCCCTCCATGGCCGGGATGCTGGTCTATATGCTGATGGCGGCTGTGCTGCTGTGGAAACCTGAAGGTCTTTTCAAGCAATGATGCCCCCCACGTTCATCACTTCGTGTATTTCGCTGCCCGCCCCGGGGCGCCCCGGCGGCAGCGCATGAGCACGCCCCGCGCCAACATCGAGGTGCTGCCGCGCAGCGTGCAATTCGCCCTGGCACTGGGGCTGGCTGCGCTGCTGCTGTTCCCGGTCGTCGGCAGCGACTTCTACGTGCAGATGGTCACGCGCATGATGATCATGGCCATCTTCGCCATGAGCCTGGACCTGCTGCAGGGCGTGACCGGCCTGGTCTCGCTGGGCCATGCCGCCTACTTTGGCGTGGCGGGCTACGCGCTCGCGTTCCTCACGCCCGCCGACATGCCGGTGAGCCTGTGGTGGTCGCTGCCGCTGGCCGTGGCCGGCGCGGGGCTGGTGGCGCTGTTCATCGGCTTTTTCGTGGTGCGCACGCACGGCATCTACTTCATCATGGTCACCATGGCGTTCGCGCAGATGGTGTTCTATCTGTTCTTCGACAACAAGGTCCTGGGCGGCTCGGATGGCCTGTACATCAACTTCCGGCCCGACGCCTCCATCTTCGGCTGGCTGCCGTTCGACCTGGAAGGCCGCAAGACCTTCTACTACTTCACCCTCGCCCTGGTGGTCATCGTCTATGTGCTGCTGCGCCGCCTGCTCTGGAGTCCGCTGGGCCGCGCGCTTTCGGGCATCCGCATCAACGAGCACCGCATGCGCGCCATGGGCTTTGGCACGCGCGGCTACAAGCTCACCGCCTTCACCGTGGCGGGTGCGCTCGCGGGGCTGGCGGGCTACCTGTGGGGCGCGCAGACGGGCTATGTGAACCCGGAGCTGATGGGCTTTCACATGAGTGCCCACGCCATCATGATGATCATCCTGGGCGGCATGGGCAACTTCGCGGGCGCCATCGTGGGCGCCTTCGCGTTCGAGTACCTGCTGCACGTGTTCAAGGACATCACCAAGCACTGGCAGCTGCTGATGGGCAGCTTCATCGTGCTGGTGGTGGTGGCCGCGCCGCGCGGGCTGCTGGGCATGCTGGGGCAGCGCCGGGC from Acidovorax sp. A79 includes the following:
- a CDS encoding septation protein A; protein product: MKILIDFFPILLFFGAYKLYGIYVGTAVLMGATVAQMALIYAIDRRLQTMHKVTLVLILLFGTLTLVLQDDRFIKWKPTVLYGAMSVALAVAVWIMKKNFLKMLLGSQLTLPEGVWHRLNVAWIVYCAFMSAINAYVVVNFSTEAWVDFKLWGYAFPLVFLVGQGIYVAPHLKGDEGDEPAA
- a CDS encoding BolA family transcriptional regulator, producing MTTLAQQMHQALADRLTPTALEVLDESAAHAGHAGANGTGFGTHFRVRISSPLFTGKARVAQHRLVYDALQEFIDQGVHALAIEVL
- a CDS encoding peptidylprolyl isomerase, coding for MKKQLLSGLVAAAVLGTMALPVSAQNVAIVNGKAVPKERVEALKQQVERSGRPVTPDIEGQIKEEVITREIFMQEAQKRGLEGSADYKAQMDLARQTILIRELFADYQKKNPVTDAEIQAEYDKFVAANSGKEYKASHILVEKESDAKAIIASIKKGAKFEDIAKKQSKDPGSGAKGGDLDWANPSSYVSEFTEALVKLEKGKMTDAPVKSQFGWHVIRLDDVRQAELPKLEEVKPQVAQQLQQQKLAKFQEDLRAKAKVE
- a CDS encoding DUF1624 domain-containing protein — protein: MNRVPSPLPASFSHSSPRYDSVDALRGLAMVWMTVFHFCFDLSHLGFWPQDFRGDPVWTLQRTAIVSLFLFCAGLGQAIALQQGQGWRRFGRRWLQIAGCALLVSAGSFVMFPRSFIYFGVLHGMAVMLLIARGTAGWGRWLWLAGLVAVALPPLAQQLLASAWSEAAPWFNGRALNWLGLVSRKPFTEDYVPVLPWLGVLWWGLAAGQWAMAAGARAGGAPFGRLPGAFQPLALLGRWSLSYYMLHQPVMIGLLMAMAWMTTKG
- the infA gene encoding translation initiation factor IF-1, producing the protein MAKEELIEMQGSVTEVLPDSRFRVTLDNGHQLIAYTGGKMRKHHIRILAGDKVSLEMSPYDLTKGRITFRHLAGRGPGPSSNR
- a CDS encoding HPP family protein, whose translation is MEGADASAYVRTLRWLRNFWPAPLGIDGRERLRFIAGAVIGVLITALLSRWWAGDAASGPWMVASLGASAVLVFGMPSSPLAQPWPVLGGSTLSALVGALCSAVVPDPVISGALAVGLAIALMVPLRCLHPPGGAMALYVVLTAGDGLHLAVFPILFNVVILLIAAMVYNGLTGRRYPHPQRVAPRTHVAKGAFTASDVDAALAHYNQVLDVSRADLEGLLHLAGRAAFQRTLGDVRCADIMSKPPFAVEAGVSLKEAWTLMRSEQIKALPVVDMQRQVIGIVTVADFMRLANLDLHEGLGQRLRALVMGRSGQPTAVDQIMSHPVQVARTGQHAMDLVPLFSQGGHHHIPIVDEEDRLAGVITQTDLVRTLAVAVQGRAEDGMSAPPRAPRAQAAPAAQARP
- a CDS encoding ABC transporter substrate-binding protein, with protein sequence MTTRRLVISRSAALVGAASTGLLLPSIVRAQSGKVRVGFMLPYTGTFAQLGVAIENGVRLAIDQQGGKLGGREIEWFKVDDESEPSKGVENASKLVQRDKVDVLIGTVHSGVQMGIQKVARDTGVLNLIPNAGVHAATRALCAPNVFRTSFSNSQPTLALGKAMVEKGHKKAVWITWKYAAGDEAFEGFKQSYTAAGGTIVKELGLPFPNVEFQALLTEIAALKPDAVACFFAGGGAAKFIRDYAAAGLKDKIPLYGSGFLTEGVLDAAGPAADGIITTMHYSDSLDTPRNKQFRLEYAKAFRSQPDVYAVQGYDTGLLLVQGANAVKGDLSAKPAVIKAMENATIDSPRGKWTMSKSHNPVQDIYLRRVENKENKVIGVAAKALADSGAGCRMG
- a CDS encoding LysE family translocator translates to MSLSTYLLYLAAVALLVLSPGPTMLMCMTSSLQHGPRKALAAAAGSVTAVLGTMLLSALGLGALLAASETAFWVLKAAGAAYLIWLGIKTFRSQTTVFDHMPAKGDQSKATAFARKLYVQGLIVGGSNPKALLFFTAFFPQFLDPAAAWAPQFAVLASTFVAFEFTVLTLCALGVARLAPVLRSGIRMRWFNRVSGGLFTLMGALLLATRRAA
- a CDS encoding branched-chain amino acid ABC transporter permease — its product is MDFATFLIQLLNSVQYGLLLFMLAAGLTLIFGIMGVVNLAHGSFYMLGAYLGYSLSGYFGSLTLAILGGTVLAVVFGLALEWLLFRHFYHRDHLDQVLLTFGLIYIFEELRSILWGDDVHGVAIPPVLEWSIPLTDTLSYPVYRLFISGVCIALALALYLLISRTRLGMKIRAGAFNRDMAESLGVNIKLIHAIVFALGVGLAAVAGMVAAPVSSVYPNMGSSVLIMCFVVVVIGGIGSVRGALIAALLVGFVDTFGKVLLPSMAGMLVYMLMAAVLLWKPEGLFKQ
- a CDS encoding branched-chain amino acid ABC transporter permease; translation: MSTPRANIEVLPRSVQFALALGLAALLLFPVVGSDFYVQMVTRMMIMAIFAMSLDLLQGVTGLVSLGHAAYFGVAGYALAFLTPADMPVSLWWSLPLAVAGAGLVALFIGFFVVRTHGIYFIMVTMAFAQMVFYLFFDNKVLGGSDGLYINFRPDASIFGWLPFDLEGRKTFYYFTLALVVIVYVLLRRLLWSPLGRALSGIRINEHRMRAMGFGTRGYKLTAFTVAGALAGLAGYLWGAQTGYVNPELMGFHMSAHAIMMIILGGMGNFAGAIVGAFAFEYLLHVFKDITKHWQLLMGSFIVLVVVAAPRGLLGMLGQRRAARAQEEGPHHGR